One Temnothorax longispinosus isolate EJ_2023e chromosome 8, Tlon_JGU_v1, whole genome shotgun sequence genomic region harbors:
- the LOC139818338 gene encoding uncharacterized protein has protein sequence MADLPLDRVRQAKPFSITGIDYAGPFPVYNRRSRGATPFKAYVGLFVCFAAKAVHLELAFSLSTESFLSALRRFIARRGRCSRIYSDCGTNFVGAHREFVHCMQAASERERIQWTFNPPSAPHFGGFWEARVKSMKTHLKRVVGAQILTVEEFGTFITQVEAILNFRPLCPTSSDPNDLGVLSPGHFLTLEPLVAVPYPNLQPVPIGRLDRWQLVQHMHQQF, from the coding sequence ATGGCGGATCTGCCCCTAGACCGAGTACGCCAGGCCAAGCCCTTTTCAATCACTGGGATCGACTATGCTGGGCCATTCCCAGTTTATAATCGTCGTTCACGCGGAGCAACTCCGTTCAAGGCCTACGTGGGCCTTTTTGTCTGCTTCGCCGCAAAAGCAGTTCACCTAGAACTCGCGTTTTCTCTATCTACCGAATCGTTTCTGTCAGCTCTGAGACGCTTCATCGCTAGGCGCGGCCGCTGCTCGCGGATATACAGCGACTGCGGCACCAATTTTGTTGGAGCTCACCGAGAGTTCGTTCACTGCATGCAGGCCGCctcagagagagaaagaattcaGTGGACGTTTAATCCCCCCTCGGCGCCACATTTCGGTGGTTTCTGGGAAGCGAGGGTCAAGTCCATGAAGACTCACTTGAAACGCGTCGTAGGAGCGCAGATCCTCACCGTGGAGGAGTTTGGCACATTCATAACACAAGTTGAAGCCATCCTGAACTTTAGGCCCCTATGCCCCACTAGCTCCGATCCTAACGACCTCGGGGTGCTCTCCCCGGGGCACTTCCTCACTTTGGAACCCCTCGTAGCCGTCCCATATCCGAATCTACAACCAGTGCCAATAGGTAGGCTCGATCGATGGCAACTGGTGCAGCACATGCACCAACAGTTCTGA